The Terriglobia bacterium genome includes a region encoding these proteins:
- a CDS encoding glycosyltransferase, whose translation MIREQLPDVHDRADISSPRSLQAPVAAVPIKKLSPHGQLKLAIMRLAMVLATLFTLRYFYWRVLHTMNPAAKIFFYTFLAAEILSFLESGLFYFIGWNPTHYHAPKPLAGREVDVFIPTYNEPVELLRETVICAIGMTYPHKTFILDDGRREDVRLLAQELKCGYLTRDDHKHAKAGNLNNALKQTTGEFIVTLDADHVAMPNLIDEMLGFFADPEVAIVQSTQNFYNLDSFQHLVNWETRAGWQQQELFFSIIQPGKDRHNAAFYCGSPGIIRRKALEEIGGFPTNTITEDMHTGLRMQKQGWRVLYFNRTLARGLAPQTYEGFATQWSRWGRGSMQVLRAEKPLFSSKLNFGQKLAYFSSFYFYWTSFVKLAFVLTPIISLLFLAFPLFTDPVSYASFFLPYFFLNLACSVLIQGSVRNFIASENFNLLKMQVLMGSLGGLFQSDSKFTVTPKARASSARISQLLLPVLLIVALVAVLVVGTVRVLHVPLYGYVFWALAINLFWSAVFLVMLNLVVWRSLRRTELRSGYRFRSHLDAPIKVSFTDPTGKIVRCEQFARDLNRNGVSVNLETAIVPGTAVDVELWLPQRTVHTSGRVVRNKAYKANGRLKLSNGIRFDKISVADQDEISKHLFWEVAPKEDAVLSLTHDSQTEESA comes from the coding sequence ATGATTCGCGAACAACTCCCTGACGTTCATGACCGCGCAGATATTTCCAGCCCCCGGAGCCTTCAGGCCCCTGTGGCAGCAGTGCCCATTAAGAAGCTTTCACCTCACGGGCAGCTCAAGCTGGCAATCATGCGCCTGGCCATGGTGCTGGCGACTCTTTTTACTCTTCGCTATTTTTACTGGCGCGTCCTTCATACCATGAACCCGGCCGCCAAAATTTTCTTCTACACGTTTCTGGCGGCTGAAATTCTGAGCTTTCTTGAGAGCGGCCTGTTCTATTTCATTGGGTGGAACCCGACGCATTACCACGCGCCCAAGCCGCTCGCTGGGCGAGAAGTGGATGTGTTCATCCCAACCTACAACGAGCCGGTTGAATTGTTGAGGGAAACAGTTATCTGCGCCATCGGTATGACGTATCCGCACAAAACTTTCATTCTTGATGATGGCCGACGCGAAGATGTCCGCCTGCTGGCCCAGGAACTCAAGTGCGGCTACCTCACGCGCGACGACCACAAGCACGCCAAGGCCGGAAACCTGAACAATGCGTTGAAACAGACGACTGGGGAATTCATTGTCACGCTGGATGCCGATCACGTCGCCATGCCCAATTTAATTGATGAGATGCTGGGCTTCTTTGCCGACCCAGAAGTAGCCATCGTGCAATCGACCCAGAATTTTTACAATCTGGATTCCTTCCAGCATCTGGTGAACTGGGAAACCCGCGCCGGTTGGCAGCAGCAGGAACTCTTCTTCAGCATTATTCAACCCGGCAAGGACCGGCATAACGCCGCGTTTTATTGTGGAAGCCCGGGGATCATCCGCCGCAAGGCCCTGGAAGAAATCGGCGGCTTCCCCACCAACACCATCACTGAAGACATGCACACCGGCCTGAGAATGCAGAAGCAGGGATGGCGCGTGCTGTATTTCAATCGCACCCTTGCGCGCGGACTGGCCCCGCAGACCTATGAAGGCTTTGCCACGCAGTGGAGCCGCTGGGGCAGAGGATCAATGCAGGTATTGCGGGCGGAAAAGCCTCTTTTCAGCTCGAAGCTGAATTTCGGGCAAAAGCTGGCTTACTTCAGCTCGTTTTATTTTTACTGGACCAGCTTTGTGAAGCTGGCTTTTGTTCTAACGCCGATCATCTCGCTCCTGTTCCTGGCGTTTCCGTTGTTTACTGACCCCGTGTCGTATGCCAGTTTCTTTTTGCCGTACTTCTTCCTGAACCTTGCATGCTCCGTGCTGATACAGGGCAGTGTGCGCAACTTTATCGCCAGTGAAAACTTCAACCTGCTCAAGATGCAGGTGCTTATGGGAAGCCTGGGCGGCCTGTTCCAAAGTGACAGCAAATTTACTGTTACGCCCAAAGCCCGTGCTTCTTCCGCACGCATTAGCCAGCTTCTGCTGCCGGTGTTACTGATTGTTGCGCTGGTGGCGGTACTCGTGGTGGGAACCGTGCGCGTCCTTCACGTTCCTTTGTATGGATACGTATTCTGGGCGCTGGCCATCAATCTTTTCTGGTCCGCAGTGTTCCTGGTAATGCTGAACTTGGTGGTCTGGCGCTCACTCCGGCGTACGGAGTTGCGCTCCGGCTATCGCTTCCGCTCGCATCTTGACGCTCCCATCAAGGTTTCCTTCACTGACCCGACCGGGAAGATCGTGCGCTGCGAACAGTTTGCGCGCGACCTCAACCGGAACGGTGTTTCCGTAAATCTTGAAACCGCGATTGTTCCAGGCACGGCTGTTGATGTGGAGCTCTGGCTGCCGCAGCGCACTGTACATACCTCAGGAAGAGTGGTGCGCAACAAGGCGTACAAGGCGAACGGCCGTCTCAAGTTATCCAACGGCATACGGTTCGACAAAATCTCCGTCGCCGATCAGGATGAAATCTCCAAACACCTCTTCTGGGAGGTCGCCCCGAAGGAGGACGCTGTCTTGAGCCTGACGCATGACAGCCAGACGGAGGAAAGCGCATGA